A single genomic interval of Oryzias latipes chromosome 3, ASM223467v1 harbors:
- the LOC105356289 gene encoding chymotrypsin B, producing the protein MAFLWIVSCLAFIGAAYGCGTPSIPPRVTHQARIVNGEEAVPHSWPWQVSLQQTNGFHFCGGSLINENWVVTAAHCNVRTYHRVIAGEHNKGAGSNEDIQILTPAQVFTHPQWNPSTINNDIALIKLASPANLGAHVSPVCLAESSDYFAPGSTCVTSGWGLTHHLAPSTPNNLQQASLPLLSNDDCKLYWGSNISDVMICAGGAGATSCMGDSGGPLVCTKDNVWTLVGIVSWGSSSCSTNTPAVYARVTELRGWVDQILAAN; encoded by the exons ATGGCCTTCCTCTGGATCGTGTCTTGCCTCGCCTTCATCGGCGCTGCCTACG GTTGTGGCACCCCTTCCATCCCCCCTCGGGTGACTCACCAGGCTCGCATTGTGAACGGTGAGGAGGCGGTGCCTCACTCCTGGCCCTGGCAGGTGTCCCTGCAG CAAACCAACGGCTTTCACTTCTGTGGAGGATCTCTGATCAACGAGAACTGGGTGGTGACGGCTGCTCACTGTAATGTCAG GACGTACCATCGTGTGATCGCTGGAGAACACAACAAGGGCGCTGGCAGCAACGAGGACATCCAGATCCTGACCCCCGCTCAG GTGTTCACCCACCCTCAGTGGAACCCCAGCACCATCAACAACGACATTGCCCTCATCAAACTGGCCAGCCCCGCCAATCTGGGCGCCCACGTTTCCCCCGTCTGCCTTGCTGAGTCCAGCGATTACTTCGCCCCCGGCTCAACCTGCGTCACCTCTGGCTGGGGCCTGACCCACCACCTGG CTCCCAGTACCCCCAACAACCTGCAGCAGGCTTCTCTGCCCCTGCTGTCCAATGACGACTGCAAACTTTACTGGGGCAGCAACATCTCTGATGTCATGATCTGTGCTGGAGGAGCTGGTGCCACCTCCTGCATg GGGGATTCTGGCGGTCCTCTGGTCTGCACTAAAGACAATGTCTGGACCTTGGTGGGTATTGTCTCCTGGGGAAGCAGTAGCTGCTCCACCAACACTCCTGCTGTCTACGCTCGTGTCACCGAGCTCCGTGGGTGGGTCGACCAGATCCTTGCAGCCAACTAA